In the Pseudanabaena sp. PCC 7367 genome, one interval contains:
- the fabG gene encoding 3-oxoacyl-[acyl-carrier-protein] reductase — MKLLENKVALITGASRGIGRATAIALAEQGAKVVINYARSSAAAEELVKEIESSGGEAIALQADVSQADQVDALVKAAMDKWGQIDVLVNNAGITKDTLLLRMKPEDWQAVINLNLTGVFLCTRAIAKIMLKQKSGRIINIASVAGQMGNPGQANYSAAKAGVIGFTKTVAKELAPRGITVNAVSPGFIATDMTADLKADKILEFIPLGRYGDPTEVAGTIRFLAADPAASYITGQVFNVDGGMVMA, encoded by the coding sequence ATGAAGCTTTTAGAAAACAAAGTTGCCCTGATCACCGGAGCCTCACGGGGGATTGGTCGCGCCACCGCGATCGCCCTGGCCGAACAAGGCGCAAAAGTGGTGATTAACTATGCCCGTTCCAGTGCTGCCGCCGAGGAACTGGTTAAAGAGATTGAAAGCAGTGGTGGTGAAGCGATCGCCCTGCAAGCAGACGTTTCCCAAGCCGATCAAGTCGATGCCCTGGTCAAAGCGGCGATGGACAAATGGGGGCAGATCGATGTGCTGGTCAATAATGCTGGCATTACCAAAGATACGCTGCTGCTGCGGATGAAACCGGAAGACTGGCAGGCGGTAATTAACCTCAACCTAACTGGCGTATTTTTATGCACCAGGGCGATCGCAAAGATCATGCTCAAGCAGAAGTCTGGCCGGATTATTAATATTGCCTCCGTGGCTGGACAAATGGGCAATCCTGGTCAGGCTAACTACAGCGCCGCCAAGGCTGGCGTAATTGGTTTTACCAAAACTGTGGCCAAGGAGCTAGCGCCGCGTGGCATTACGGTCAATGCGGTGTCGCCGGGGTTTATTGCCACCGACATGACCGCCGATCTCAAAGCTGACAAGATCTTGGAATTTATTCCGTTGGGGCGCTATGGCGATCCCACCGAAGTAGCTGGCACAATTCGGTTTCTGGCTGCCGATCCAGCGGCTAGCTACATCACTGGCCAGGTGTTTAATGTGGATGGTGGCATGGTAATGGCCTAG
- a CDS encoding trypsin-like serine protease has product MALLTITAALSLSEPGRAGTIRDDRVAPGINDPANPYIQLANEPQFDSVGRLSAFNGIYIGDDWVLTAAHVGLNIGVSQFNIGGNSYTVSERFLHPNWTGDFSNGFDIQLVRLDSNVMGVNPALIYAGRSELGQIGTFVGHGRSGTGLTGPNVPPGTKRAGTNVIDVFGTNSGMPNGIALGLNPLDPNNNILLADFDSPNLDTNSLSPFSVPTPTNLEYSIADRDSGGGAFMNFGGQWRLVGIHSFVANDTGRYGTILGDTRVSLHTAWITSVSGIETTPVPFQFHASHGLVALGILLGGDRILKLVLQSDVIKGLGKVVKALPKP; this is encoded by the coding sequence TTGGCATTGCTAACCATCACTGCTGCATTGTCATTGTCAGAACCGGGAAGGGCTGGCACAATTCGTGACGATCGTGTTGCCCCTGGGATCAACGACCCAGCAAATCCATATATTCAACTGGCAAACGAGCCTCAGTTTGATTCTGTGGGAAGGTTGAGTGCCTTTAATGGCATCTATATTGGTGATGACTGGGTTCTAACAGCGGCTCACGTTGGTTTAAATATTGGCGTTTCTCAATTTAATATCGGCGGTAATTCCTACACAGTAAGTGAGAGATTCTTGCATCCCAATTGGACAGGAGATTTTTCCAATGGCTTTGATATCCAGCTAGTACGTCTCGATAGTAATGTTATGGGCGTTAACCCAGCATTGATCTATGCGGGCAGGAGCGAATTAGGACAAATTGGCACCTTTGTAGGTCATGGCAGATCGGGTACTGGTTTAACTGGTCCAAATGTCCCTCCAGGCACGAAACGAGCTGGTACTAATGTGATCGATGTGTTTGGCACCAATTCAGGTATGCCCAACGGTATTGCATTGGGCTTAAATCCCCTAGACCCAAACAATAATATCCTTCTAGCTGACTTTGATAGTCCTAATCTGGATACTAATTCCCTGTCACCTTTCAGTGTTCCCACTCCTACTAATTTGGAATATTCAATCGCCGATCGAGATAGTGGTGGTGGCGCATTTATGAACTTCGGAGGGCAGTGGCGCTTGGTTGGCATCCATTCATTTGTCGCAAATGACACGGGACGTTATGGCACAATTCTTGGAGACACTAGAGTTTCCTTACACACTGCTTGGATTACTTCTGTAAGCGGAATTGAAACCACACCTGTTCCATTTCAATTTCATGCCTCCCATGGTTTAGTTGCTCTGGGCATATTGTTAGGGGGCGATCGCATCCTCAAACTGGTACTGCAAAGTGATGTAATCAAAGGTTTAGGCAAAGTGGTGAAAGCATTACCTAAACCTTAA
- the wbaP gene encoding undecaprenyl-phosphate galactose phosphotransferase WbaP encodes MVNKSVRDATVDRPSRVSRSSISPPHPRLTTSVVLLTDVISLILGFELSGSVIWHSPHTPVDTVLYFVLFPLAYAFSGLYPGVGIRPHEELKKLTISTTLIHLAIAASAFLSKSANDRSRGALIIAWILALFLVPLGRTITRSLFAKRSWWGVPVLLLGAKEEGQLLAKRLIEQPGMGFKPVAIFDDNPNPHVGLATHLPIYSPLAEAPKLARQMRIKHAILCLPESHPHKMAALLQKLDSTFPYVIVVPGFFDSINIWITARDLGGLMGLEIKHNLLFASSQVCKRSIDLILTIAGGLTILPFLILIALLIKLDSRGSIFYAQERMGINGSRFQALKFRSMHENAEVKLQQILTEDHELRQEYEVFHKLRHDPRVTRLGRFLRKYSLDELPQIWNVIKGDMSLVGPRAYMPSELEKMNSSENMILRVLPGITGLWQVRGRNNFSFQERLDIDVYYVRNWSLSLDLYLLVSTIRVVLMGKGAF; translated from the coding sequence ATGGTTAATAAATCCGTCAGAGACGCAACGGTAGACAGGCCAAGCAGAGTATCGAGATCAAGTATTTCACCACCCCATCCCCGCCTCACTACTTCGGTAGTGCTATTAACTGATGTCATTTCCCTAATTCTCGGTTTTGAGTTAAGTGGCTCTGTAATTTGGCACTCGCCCCATACTCCCGTCGATACGGTACTCTATTTTGTGCTGTTCCCGCTCGCCTATGCATTTTCCGGTTTGTATCCCGGTGTTGGGATCAGACCGCATGAGGAACTCAAAAAACTCACGATCTCCACTACTTTGATCCATCTGGCGATCGCAGCATCGGCTTTTTTGTCCAAGAGTGCTAACGATCGATCACGGGGGGCATTAATAATTGCCTGGATATTGGCATTATTTTTAGTGCCATTGGGTCGAACGATCACCCGATCGCTCTTTGCTAAGCGCTCCTGGTGGGGCGTGCCAGTTTTGTTGTTGGGTGCCAAAGAAGAAGGACAGCTTCTGGCTAAGCGATTGATCGAACAGCCAGGAATGGGGTTTAAGCCCGTGGCGATTTTTGATGATAATCCCAATCCCCATGTTGGTTTGGCCACCCATTTACCGATTTATAGCCCATTGGCCGAAGCCCCCAAGCTAGCTCGCCAGATGCGGATTAAGCATGCAATTCTTTGTTTGCCTGAATCACACCCCCACAAAATGGCCGCGCTATTACAAAAACTAGACTCCACTTTCCCCTATGTGATCGTGGTGCCTGGCTTTTTTGATTCGATTAATATCTGGATTACGGCCAGGGATCTGGGGGGATTGATGGGGCTGGAGATCAAGCATAACTTGCTATTTGCTAGCTCCCAGGTTTGTAAGCGCAGTATTGACCTAATCCTGACGATCGCAGGTGGATTAACGATCTTGCCATTTTTGATTTTGATTGCCCTCTTGATCAAACTTGACTCACGGGGTTCGATTTTCTATGCCCAAGAGCGGATGGGGATTAATGGCTCGCGCTTCCAAGCCCTCAAATTCCGCAGTATGCATGAAAACGCCGAAGTCAAGCTTCAACAAATCTTGACCGAAGATCATGAACTGCGCCAGGAATATGAAGTTTTTCATAAGCTGCGCCATGATCCCAGAGTGACAAGATTAGGGCGTTTTTTACGCAAATATAGCCTCGATGAGTTGCCCCAAATCTGGAATGTGATTAAGGGTGATATGAGCCTGGTTGGCCCTAGAGCCTACATGCCCAGTGAGCTGGAGAAAATGAATAGTAGTGAAAATATGATTTTGCGAGTGCTACCTGGCATTACGGGATTGTGGCAGGTCAGGGGTAGAAATAATTTTAGTTTCCAGGAACGTTTGGATATTGACGTTTATTATGTACGCAACTGGTCATTATCACTGGATTTATATTTATTAGTTTCCACTATTCGAGTAGTGTTGATGGGGAAAGGTGCTTTCTAA
- a CDS encoding sugar phosphate nucleotidyltransferase: MQAVIIAGGKGTRLRPLTYGTPKPMLPIFDQPFLAWMVDRCCQAGVTDILINVRYQAHQVRDYFGNGERFGVKIRYVEESTPLDTAGAMKLAQPYFTGESLLVFNADILTNLDLKSMIRFHKDSKADATLALKRVEDIRPFGLVEIDPDDRVLAFREKPAADQAEVFLAKGINTINAGTYILEPEIFNDYPDGEPLSFERQVFPNVLAAGKKMVGYAWDGYWMDLGTPQKYYQAHLDILAGAMPYAIANATSSSAGIWIGQEAEIDAAAKLEAPCYVGDRARITANAHVPANTVVGANTLVDRAITPGIYAPGSMLI; the protein is encoded by the coding sequence ATGCAGGCTGTGATCATCGCTGGCGGTAAAGGTACTCGCCTCAGACCACTAACCTACGGCACTCCCAAGCCCATGCTGCCAATTTTCGACCAACCATTTTTAGCCTGGATGGTCGATCGCTGCTGCCAAGCGGGAGTTACCGATATTTTGATTAATGTCCGCTACCAAGCACATCAGGTCAGGGACTATTTTGGCAATGGTGAGCGCTTTGGGGTCAAAATTCGCTACGTTGAAGAATCAACGCCACTGGATACGGCGGGAGCGATGAAACTAGCTCAACCCTATTTTACGGGTGAATCCCTGCTGGTGTTCAACGCGGATATCCTGACTAACCTAGACCTAAAATCAATGATTAGGTTCCATAAAGATAGTAAAGCAGATGCGACGCTCGCACTCAAGCGCGTAGAAGATATCCGGCCGTTCGGCCTAGTGGAAATCGATCCAGACGATCGGGTGCTAGCTTTTCGGGAAAAGCCTGCGGCGGATCAGGCAGAAGTATTTTTAGCTAAGGGCATCAATACGATCAATGCGGGTACTTACATTCTGGAGCCTGAGATTTTCAATGATTATCCTGATGGTGAGCCCCTCAGCTTTGAACGGCAGGTTTTTCCTAATGTACTGGCGGCGGGTAAAAAAATGGTGGGTTATGCCTGGGATGGTTACTGGATGGACTTGGGTACTCCGCAAAAATATTACCAAGCCCATTTAGATATTCTGGCTGGGGCTATGCCCTATGCGATCGCAAATGCTACCAGCTCCAGCGCTGGGATTTGGATTGGTCAAGAAGCAGAGATCGATGCAGCGGCTAAGTTAGAAGCACCCTGTTATGTTGGCGATCGCGCTAGAATCACGGCTAATGCCCATGTGCCAGCGAATACGGTGGTGGGGGCTAATACCTTAGTCGATCGCGCCATTACACCTGGCATCTATGCGCCGGGATCGATGTTGATCTAA
- the pdhA gene encoding pyruvate dehydrogenase (acetyl-transferring) E1 component subunit alpha: MLQDQVATSSTNAAEIDAQEGLRIYEDMVLGRTFEDKCAEMYYRGRMFGFVHLYNGQEAVSSGVIKSLRDDDYVCSTYRDHVHGLSAGIPAREVMAELFGKATGCSKGRGGSMHMFSAEHNFLGGYAFVAEGIPVAAGAAFQTKYRREALGQTDADQVTTCFFGDGATNNGQFFETMNMAALWKLPIIFVVENNNWAIGMEHVRATSDTAIHKKAAVFGMPGYEVDGMDVLAVRKHAQTAIARARAGEGPTLLECMTYRFRGHSLADPDELRPKEEKDEWFSRDPIKLFSSYLIEHGLSNQADLKAIDKRIQTLVEAAVKFGEESPEPSPDELYRFQFAEDE, from the coding sequence ATGCTTCAAGATCAAGTTGCCACTTCTTCAACCAACGCCGCAGAAATCGATGCCCAGGAGGGTTTGAGAATTTATGAAGATATGGTGTTGGGGCGCACCTTTGAAGATAAGTGTGCCGAGATGTACTATCGCGGTCGGATGTTTGGCTTTGTCCATCTTTACAATGGCCAGGAAGCAGTTTCTTCGGGCGTAATTAAGTCTCTGCGGGATGATGATTATGTATGCAGTACCTACCGCGATCATGTTCATGGACTCAGTGCCGGGATTCCCGCCCGTGAGGTGATGGCAGAATTGTTTGGCAAAGCCACTGGCTGTAGCAAAGGACGTGGCGGCTCGATGCATATGTTCTCCGCCGAGCATAATTTCCTGGGGGGGTATGCATTTGTGGCAGAAGGAATCCCGGTTGCAGCGGGTGCGGCTTTTCAAACCAAGTATCGCCGCGAAGCACTAGGACAAACCGACGCCGACCAGGTAACTACCTGTTTCTTTGGTGATGGCGCGACTAATAATGGCCAGTTTTTTGAAACTATGAATATGGCGGCATTGTGGAAGTTGCCGATTATATTTGTAGTTGAGAATAATAACTGGGCGATCGGTATGGAGCATGTACGAGCTACCTCTGATACTGCAATCCACAAAAAAGCCGCTGTCTTTGGGATGCCCGGTTATGAAGTTGATGGCATGGATGTATTGGCTGTCCGCAAGCACGCCCAAACTGCGATCGCCAGAGCCAGAGCTGGTGAAGGCCCCACCTTGCTAGAATGCATGACCTATCGCTTCCGGGGACACTCGCTGGCCGATCCCGATGAACTGCGCCCTAAGGAAGAAAAAGACGAATGGTTCAGCCGCGATCCAATTAAGCTATTTTCGTCCTATTTGATTGAGCATGGCCTGAGCAACCAGGCAGACCTCAAGGCGATCGATAAGCGGATTCAAACCCTGGTCGAAGCAGCAGTTAAGTTTGGTGAAGAATCACCAGAACCAAGCCCCGATGAGTTATATCGCTTCCAGTTTGCCGAAGATGAGTAA
- the tsaD gene encoding tRNA (adenosine(37)-N6)-threonylcarbamoyltransferase complex transferase subunit TsaD, with protein MPTVLAIETSCDETAAAVVRDRHCLSSVVSSQIDIHAAYGGVVPEIAARQHLETINLAISQAFGQANRSWAEIDGIAVTAAPGLIGALMVGITAAKTLALLHQKPLIGVHHLEGHIFSAFLAEPSLEPPFLCLLVSGGHSSLILVKDYGDYEIAGQTRDDAAGEAFDKVARLLKLGYPGGPAIDKIAVQGNPKAFNLPQGRIANHPYDSSFSGLKTAVLRLVEKLAAAKEQANDRNPLPIADIAASFQATVAKALSSRTVKCAIAHNLTKIVAVGGVAANTELRSQLLNAATEHNLTVIFPPLSLCTDNAAMIGCAGAMHLARGETSRLELAARSRLELTQAQSLYLTSGG; from the coding sequence ATGCCAACCGTCTTAGCGATCGAAACCAGTTGTGATGAAACAGCCGCCGCCGTGGTGCGCGATCGCCATTGCCTCAGCAGTGTGGTTTCTTCGCAAATTGATATTCATGCCGCCTATGGGGGGGTAGTGCCAGAGATTGCCGCCCGTCAACACCTGGAGACAATTAACCTGGCGATTTCCCAAGCCTTTGGGCAGGCAAATAGATCCTGGGCAGAAATTGATGGAATCGCCGTAACCGCTGCCCCTGGGCTAATTGGCGCTTTGATGGTGGGGATCACCGCTGCCAAGACCCTGGCACTATTGCATCAAAAACCGCTGATCGGTGTGCATCACCTGGAGGGGCATATTTTTTCGGCTTTTCTGGCTGAGCCAAGTTTGGAGCCGCCTTTTTTGTGTTTGCTGGTTTCCGGTGGCCACAGCAGTTTGATTCTGGTCAAGGACTATGGTGATTATGAAATTGCTGGCCAAACTCGTGATGATGCGGCTGGTGAGGCATTTGACAAGGTGGCGCGATTGCTCAAGCTTGGCTATCCCGGCGGCCCAGCGATCGATAAAATTGCCGTACAGGGCAATCCCAAGGCATTTAATTTACCCCAGGGCAGAATTGCCAACCATCCCTATGATTCCAGTTTTAGTGGCTTAAAAACGGCGGTTTTGCGCCTGGTGGAAAAACTAGCAGCAGCAAAAGAGCAAGCAAATGATCGCAATCCCTTGCCCATTGCTGATATTGCGGCGAGTTTTCAGGCCACGGTGGCCAAGGCACTTTCCAGCCGGACAGTTAAATGCGCGATCGCCCATAATTTAACCAAAATCGTCGCTGTGGGGGGGGTGGCGGCAAATACGGAATTGCGATCGCAACTGTTGAATGCGGCCACAGAGCATAATTTAACCGTCATCTTTCCACCACTATCACTCTGTACTGACAATGCCGCCATGATTGGTTGTGCGGGGGCGATGCATTTAGCCAGGGGCGAGACTTCTAGGTTAGAGCTAGCGGCACGATCGCGTTTGGAGCTGACCCAAGCCCAAAGCCTTTACTTAACCTCTGGTGGCTGA
- a CDS encoding TrkH family potassium uptake protein, with the protein MTPARTICVGFLAVIIFGTILLSLPIANVEGNWEPLIALFTSTSAVCVTGLSVVDVGQHYTPLGQLILLGLFQIGGLGYMTATTFLLVLVGRRFSLRDRIALQHALDIPGIKGGVQLVKSIISTTLLLELTGVFLLLYAFSRDRSDLPFLTNVWQAIFHSVSAFNNAGFSLFSSSLVNYAGSPIVNFTITGLIIVGGIGYQVIMEVYNWLQIKLRRSNAPILLSLQFKVAVSSTVFLLAIGTLAFFLTEFTNNQTLGALSFPKQALAAWFQSVTSRTAGFNTIDTGAMTMTGLFTTIALMFIGACPGSTGGGIKTTTMFLLLGCTRSALQGREDILLFNRQVPAVLVFKAIAVAVGSMFTLVISIVLLSITEADLITKSGYSFIHILFEAVSAFATVGLSMGITPEVSDLGRLILVGTMYIGRVGVVVLMAALIAEPEPSLVKYPEETLLVG; encoded by the coding sequence GTGACGCCTGCTCGCACTATCTGTGTAGGCTTTTTAGCTGTAATTATTTTTGGCACAATTTTGTTATCATTGCCGATCGCCAATGTGGAAGGCAATTGGGAGCCATTGATCGCCCTGTTTACCTCAACTTCAGCCGTATGCGTAACTGGTTTGTCGGTAGTTGATGTGGGGCAGCACTACACACCGCTAGGGCAATTGATCTTACTGGGGCTGTTTCAAATTGGTGGGCTGGGCTATATGACTGCGACCACCTTTTTGCTGGTGTTAGTAGGCCGCAGATTTAGCCTCAGGGATCGGATTGCCCTGCAACATGCCCTCGATATCCCAGGCATTAAGGGTGGTGTGCAATTGGTCAAGTCGATTATTTCTACTACGCTTCTGTTGGAACTAACTGGCGTATTTTTATTGCTCTATGCCTTTAGCCGCGATCGCAGCGATCTGCCATTTTTGACTAATGTTTGGCAGGCAATTTTTCATAGCGTGAGTGCATTTAATAATGCTGGCTTTAGTTTATTTAGTAGCAGTTTGGTCAATTATGCTGGTTCGCCGATCGTCAACTTCACCATAACTGGCTTGATTATTGTCGGTGGGATTGGTTATCAGGTAATTATGGAGGTTTATAATTGGCTGCAAATTAAACTCAGGCGATCGAATGCACCAATTTTACTTAGTTTGCAATTTAAAGTAGCAGTAAGCTCTACGGTATTTTTGTTGGCAATCGGCACGCTCGCTTTTTTCCTCACCGAATTTACTAATAATCAAACCCTCGGAGCGCTCTCATTTCCAAAGCAAGCATTAGCGGCTTGGTTTCAATCAGTAACTAGTCGCACCGCTGGTTTTAATACGATCGATACTGGGGCTATGACCATGACTGGTTTATTTACCACGATCGCGCTGATGTTTATTGGTGCATGTCCTGGTAGCACTGGCGGCGGCATCAAAACCACGACGATGTTTTTGTTACTTGGTTGCACCCGCAGCGCACTTCAGGGCAGGGAAGACATTTTATTGTTCAATCGCCAAGTGCCAGCAGTATTGGTATTTAAGGCGATCGCCGTAGCAGTGGGCTCAATGTTCACGCTGGTAATCAGCATAGTCTTGTTGTCGATTACTGAAGCAGACCTGATTACGAAAAGTGGCTACAGTTTTATTCACATTCTGTTTGAAGCAGTTTCCGCCTTTGCCACCGTTGGCTTGTCAATGGGGATTACTCCAGAAGTTTCTGACCTGGGCCGCTTAATTTTAGTTGGTACTATGTATATAGGTCGCGTTGGTGTTGTGGTTTTGATGGCGGCGTTGATCGCTGAGCCAGAACCCAGCCTGGTTAAGTATCCAGAGGAAACTCTCCTGGTTGGCTAG
- a CDS encoding sirohydrochlorin chelatase, translating to MSSITENNNNTASAANTASIKNQTAIQAKAQNHDRPDQDFEPPAIKSASNISLTPLPESKPLLLIGHGTRDENGRQTFLDFAAAYQECDRSRPVVPCFLELTEPTIMAGVEQCIAQGYDDMTAMPLLLFAARHSKFDVTAELDRIQAKYPQVNFRYGRHLGITANMIQLWRDRLAQLDSLAANPRQISREDTVILVVGRGSSDPDANSDVCKLARILWEGSGYKNVEVCFIGITHPRLEEGFRRAMFYAPKRIIVLPHFLFTGALIKKIATITQQMREQYISTDNPSEGSLLEITGLDEIGIDPKLFTMVRDREIEAQQGQVQMNCQMCKFRMAAIGSSGNGHSHDHHSHNHNHHDHGHSHDHHPGHSHHHHDPQAGHSHNAGHDHGIAWQDIYQEPEAYHDRAWQVP from the coding sequence ATGTCATCAATTACTGAAAACAACAACAATACGGCTAGCGCAGCAAATACAGCTAGCATCAAAAATCAAACTGCGATTCAAGCCAAAGCCCAAAATCACGATCGCCCCGATCAAGACTTTGAACCACCCGCAATCAAGTCTGCGTCCAACATTTCCCTTACCCCGCTGCCAGAATCGAAGCCGTTGCTCCTGATTGGTCATGGCACCAGGGATGAAAATGGGCGACAGACATTTTTAGACTTTGCTGCTGCCTATCAAGAATGCGATCGATCGCGCCCGGTGGTGCCCTGTTTTTTGGAGCTAACCGAACCAACGATTATGGCGGGGGTAGAGCAATGTATTGCCCAGGGCTATGATGACATGACTGCAATGCCGTTGTTATTATTCGCGGCTCGGCACAGCAAGTTTGATGTCACCGCCGAACTCGATCGCATTCAAGCTAAATACCCCCAGGTGAATTTTCGCTATGGTCGGCATTTGGGGATCACAGCCAATATGATTCAGCTCTGGCGCGATCGCTTGGCTCAGTTGGATTCCCTGGCAGCTAACCCCAGGCAAATCAGCCGCGAAGATACAGTTATTTTAGTGGTGGGGCGTGGTTCAAGCGATCCTGATGCCAATAGTGATGTGTGCAAGTTGGCACGGATTTTATGGGAAGGCAGTGGCTATAAAAACGTAGAGGTTTGCTTTATTGGTATCACCCATCCCCGTTTGGAAGAAGGCTTTCGCCGTGCAATGTTCTATGCCCCCAAGCGGATTATTGTCTTGCCCCACTTTTTGTTCACCGGCGCATTGATCAAAAAAATTGCCACGATCACCCAGCAGATGCGCGAGCAGTATATTTCTACTGATAATCCTTCTGAGGGCAGCCTATTAGAAATTACTGGTTTGGATGAAATTGGCATCGATCCCAAGTTATTTACAATGGTGCGCGATCGTGAAATTGAAGCTCAGCAAGGCCAGGTGCAGATGAATTGCCAGATGTGTAAATTCAGGATGGCGGCGATCGGTAGCTCTGGCAATGGGCACAGCCATGATCATCACTCCCATAATCATAACCACCATGATCACGGCCATAGTCACGACCATCACCCCGGCCACTCGCATCACCACCACGATCCCCAGGCTGGTCATAGTCACAATGCTGGTCACGATCATGGCATTGCCTGGCAGGATATTTACCAAGAGCCCGAAGCCTATCACGATCGCGCTTGGCAGGTGCCCTAA
- a CDS encoding potassium channel family protein, with product MGLSSLNFFRSIQNQTRQEFAVIGLGRFGRAVSSTLLRLGAEVLAVDQNETRVCQMLKADMATHCLRLDSTDPFALKEAGIFDFDTVIVAIGNYLEQSIITTLNLKEAGVNNVVAKASSEVHGTLLKKVGADLVVYPESEMGCSLARSLTQRGILDRFELDQENSIVEIMVPDEFHEKTILELKLRSKYGITVLAVSDDIKTHKYEINPDPYHRLQRNTAIVVIGSNSDIRKLPVENSVCI from the coding sequence GTGGGACTGTCATCTCTAAATTTTTTCCGCAGCATTCAAAACCAAACCAGACAAGAATTTGCCGTAATTGGCTTGGGGCGTTTTGGTCGTGCGGTTAGTTCAACCCTGCTCCGGTTGGGGGCAGAGGTGCTAGCCGTAGACCAGAATGAAACGCGGGTATGTCAAATGCTCAAAGCAGATATGGCGACCCATTGTTTGCGCCTGGACTCAACCGATCCCTTTGCGCTGAAAGAAGCGGGCATTTTTGATTTTGATACGGTAATTGTGGCGATCGGTAATTATCTAGAACAAAGCATTATTACCACCCTCAACCTCAAAGAAGCAGGCGTGAATAATGTAGTAGCCAAAGCCTCATCGGAAGTACATGGCACTTTGCTCAAAAAAGTAGGCGCGGATTTGGTTGTCTATCCAGAATCGGAGATGGGTTGCTCTTTGGCGCGATCGCTGACCCAACGTGGCATCCTCGATCGGTTTGAATTAGATCAAGAAAACAGCATTGTGGAAATCATGGTGCCAGATGAGTTCCATGAAAAAACAATTCTGGAGCTGAAGCTAAGATCCAAATATGGAATTACAGTGCTAGCGGTCAGTGATGACATTAAAACCCATAAATACGAAATCAATCCCGACCCCTACCACAGACTACAACGCAATACGGCGATCGTGGTGATTGGTAGTAATAGCGATATCCGCAAGCTACCGGTTGAAAATAGTGTCTGTATCTAG
- a CDS encoding LCP family protein — translation MTKSDIESDIETVVAKKYAKKNQAPDSGDSGASELETDFGVIETTNGAGAKSQHRSFSLPLGKMFFAATLSAAIAAGATLGRLAPITSFDWVGLMQGRELREVIAEAVSRKLTAPYQVLILGIDRVPDAAPGSKEIFNGRSDTIMLARFDPQSKQLNMLSIPRDTRTWVEGLGTDKINAANVYGGVDLAQSTVSNTLDGVRIDRYLRISRAALPEVVNALGGVTVEVPQRMYYVDQTQGLYIDLHPGIQTLNGEQAEGFVRFRGDDEGDIGRIRRQQILLGAIRQKLSNPLTLTRLPGLIETLQANIDTNLSLDEMLAIAAFSSNLESNQVNTSTLSGQVSDPYAYSASYWLVDSYDVAEAVDGKFAIGAE, via the coding sequence GTGACCAAATCAGACATTGAATCAGATATTGAAACAGTTGTAGCCAAAAAATACGCCAAAAAGAATCAAGCGCCTGATTCTGGTGATTCTGGAGCCAGCGAATTGGAAACAGATTTTGGCGTGATTGAGACTACGAATGGCGCAGGAGCAAAGTCTCAGCACCGATCGTTTAGCTTGCCTCTGGGCAAAATGTTCTTTGCCGCCACCCTTTCCGCCGCGATCGCTGCTGGTGCCACCCTTGGTCGTCTTGCGCCAATTACCTCCTTTGATTGGGTTGGTCTGATGCAGGGACGGGAGCTAAGGGAAGTGATCGCCGAGGCGGTCAGCCGTAAACTAACCGCACCCTATCAGGTATTAATTCTGGGCATCGATCGGGTTCCTGATGCTGCGCCTGGCTCAAAGGAAATTTTCAATGGCCGATCGGATACGATTATGCTGGCTCGATTTGACCCCCAATCCAAGCAACTAAATATGCTCTCGATTCCCCGTGATACGCGCACCTGGGTGGAAGGATTGGGCACGGACAAAATCAATGCTGCCAATGTTTATGGGGGAGTTGATCTGGCGCAATCGACCGTGAGCAATACCCTGGACGGGGTAAGGATCGATCGCTATTTGCGGATCAGTCGCGCTGCTTTGCCAGAAGTAGTCAATGCTTTGGGTGGGGTGACTGTTGAGGTGCCACAACGGATGTATTATGTGGACCAGACTCAGGGCTTATACATTGATTTGCACCCAGGGATTCAAACCCTCAATGGCGAGCAGGCAGAAGGCTTTGTGAGGTTTCGCGGTGATGACGAGGGGGATATTGGCAGAATTCGCAGACAACAGATTTTATTAGGGGCGATCCGCCAAAAACTCAGCAATCCCCTGACTCTTACTAGGTTGCCAGGTCTAATCGAAACGCTTCAAGCCAATATTGATACTAATTTGAGCCTGGATGAAATGTTGGCGATCGCTGCCTTCAGTTCAAATCTGGAGTCCAATCAGGTTAATACCTCTACCCTGTCTGGTCAGGTGAGTGACCCTTATGCCTATTCCGCCAGTTATTGGTTGGTGGATAGTTATGATGTGGCGGAGGCGGTGGATGGTAAGTTTGCGATCGGTGCAGAGTAG